One genomic region from Microcystis panniformis FACHB-1757 encodes:
- a CDS encoding transposase yields MRVFVFYFFSKPYLAVVCGGRAVPLMWMGLEHGSASLAFEKYEPLLDRAKGYLQGFENVMLLADRGFANQQLIQWLRKNTWHWCLRLPCDTLIYGVRRRGFGYEVRELYPPKRQACFDRNVQVWQEARITAHLALASVPGVKDNWAILSDEPPTLDTFWQYGLRFPIEHLFQGQ; encoded by the coding sequence TTGAGAGTTTTTGTTTTTTACTTTTTCAGCAAACCCTATCTAGCGGTGGTCTGCGGGGGGAGAGCCGTCCCCTTGATGTGGATGGGATTAGAACATGGTAGTGCCAGCCTAGCTTTTGAGAAATACGAACCCTTGTTGGACAGAGCCAAAGGCTATCTTCAGGGCTTTGAGAATGTCATGCTGTTAGCCGACCGAGGCTTTGCCAATCAGCAATTAATTCAATGGCTCAGGAAAAATACTTGGCATTGGTGTCTTCGCTTACCTTGCGATACCCTCATTTACGGTGTTCGCCGTCGGGGTTTTGGCTATGAGGTCAGAGAACTCTATCCTCCCAAACGGCAAGCCTGCTTTGATCGCAACGTTCAAGTCTGGCAGGAGGCTAGAATCACTGCTCATCTTGCTTTAGCCTCTGTTCCAGGGGTTAAGGATAATTGGGCAATTCTGAGCGATGAACCTCCTACCCTTGACACCTTCTGGCAGTATGGTCTTCGTTTTCCCATTGAACATCTCTTTCAAGGGCAGTAA
- a CDS encoding IS5 family transposase, which translates to MYRKTNESSIAPENFELPFEGKLSADNRWIIMAELIPWEEFEEEYAQNFDEEMGAPAKPFRMALGALIIKEKLKTSDRETIEQIKENPYLQYFLGMSAYSNEALFDATMFVNFRKRISKNLINKINKRMVMRERKKKEIEEKSERKEEEKESQIKNKGKLILDASCAPADLSYPQDLGILNQARKKTENILDCLYQSLRIKLKKKPRTYRKRARKDYLKVAKKRRCSQKERREAIKKQLQYIKRNLSQIEKLIEGGSELSSLSKRNYKMLLVVTEVYRQQLWMWENKSSRIDDRIVSITQPHIRPIVRGKAGKPVEFGAKISVSCFESYVFLDHLSWDNFNESGDLQAQVEEYKEFTGYYPESVHVDKIYRTRKNLAWCKERGIRISGVPLGRPPKNISKETKKQALEDEGIRNAIEGKFGQAKRRYSLDCIMTKLDKTSETSIAITFLVINLSNLLRQVNCLFLSLFLYTSKFSFIHPSLIRKDDKKADFSTEKLILNSG; encoded by the coding sequence ATGTACCGAAAAACGAACGAGTCTTCAATTGCCCCAGAAAACTTTGAGTTGCCTTTTGAGGGAAAATTATCAGCAGATAATCGCTGGATAATAATGGCAGAGTTAATTCCCTGGGAAGAATTTGAAGAAGAATATGCCCAAAATTTTGACGAAGAAATGGGTGCGCCAGCCAAACCATTTAGGATGGCATTAGGAGCATTAATTATTAAGGAAAAATTAAAAACAAGCGACAGGGAAACCATAGAGCAAATCAAGGAAAACCCCTATTTACAGTATTTTCTAGGGATGTCAGCCTATAGTAATGAAGCTCTATTTGATGCGACAATGTTCGTTAATTTTCGTAAAAGAATCAGTAAGAATTTAATCAATAAAATTAATAAAAGAATGGTGATGAGAGAGAGAAAAAAGAAGGAAATTGAAGAAAAAAGTGAAAGAAAAGAAGAAGAAAAAGAGAGTCAAATAAAAAATAAAGGAAAATTAATATTAGATGCAAGTTGCGCACCTGCTGATCTAAGTTATCCCCAGGATTTAGGGATATTAAATCAAGCAAGAAAGAAAACAGAAAACATTCTAGATTGTCTCTATCAAAGTTTGAGAATCAAGCTGAAGAAAAAGCCAAGAACTTATAGAAAAAGAGCGAGAAAAGATTATTTAAAAGTAGCCAAAAAACGTCGTTGTTCTCAAAAAGAAAGACGAGAAGCTATCAAGAAGCAACTGCAATATATCAAAAGAAATCTATCTCAAATAGAGAAATTAATCGAGGGGGGATCAGAGTTAAGTAGTCTCAGCAAAAGAAACTACAAAATGTTGTTAGTGGTGACAGAAGTTTATCGTCAACAATTGTGGATGTGGGAAAATAAATCATCGAGAATTGATGATAGAATTGTGAGTATAACCCAACCACACATCCGCCCTATCGTTAGAGGAAAAGCAGGAAAACCAGTTGAATTTGGAGCAAAAATCTCAGTAAGCTGTTTTGAGAGTTATGTATTTTTAGACCATTTAAGTTGGGATAATTTTAATGAATCTGGGGACTTACAAGCGCAAGTAGAAGAGTATAAAGAATTCACAGGATATTATCCAGAATCAGTTCATGTTGATAAAATTTATCGAACTAGAAAAAATCTAGCTTGGTGTAAAGAAAGAGGAATTAGAATCAGTGGAGTTCCTCTAGGAAGACCACCTAAAAATATTAGTAAAGAAACTAAAAAACAAGCTCTTGAGGATGAAGGAATTCGGAATGCAATTGAAGGTAAATTTGGTCAAGCAAAAAGAAGATATAGTCTTGATTGTATCATGACAAAACTTGATAAAACTTCAGAAACTTCCATTGCCATTACTTTTTTAGTCATCAATCTTTCTAACCTGCTTAGACAGGTTAACTGTCTTTTTTTGTCCCTATTTCTTTATACATCTAAATTTAGCTTTATTCATCCCTCTTTGATTAGAAAAGATGATAAAAAAGCTGATTTCTCAACAGAAAAACTTATCTTAAATTCGGGCTGA
- the tatC gene encoding twin-arginine translocase subunit TatC, translating into MSSTEVKTPPPDSPEYLDELPGEVEMSLFDHLEELRRRIFYSLIAVAVGAVGCFIFVKPLVQVLEVPAQGVKFLQLAPGEFFFVSLKVAGYSGILVASPVILLQIILFVLPGLTRRERRLIVPVVLGSSVLFFAGLFFAYIALIPAALNFFVNYGAEVVEQAWSIERYFEFVLLLLFSTGIAFQIPVIQLILSFLGIISSQTMLSGWRFVVLGAVILGAILTPSTDPLTQSLLAGAVLGLYFGGIGVVKLTGR; encoded by the coding sequence ATGTCATCGACAGAAGTAAAAACCCCGCCCCCAGACAGTCCCGAATATCTCGATGAGTTACCCGGAGAAGTGGAAATGTCCTTATTTGACCACTTGGAGGAGTTGCGTCGCCGGATTTTTTATAGTTTAATTGCCGTGGCTGTAGGTGCGGTGGGATGTTTTATCTTCGTTAAACCCCTAGTACAAGTGCTGGAAGTTCCCGCCCAAGGGGTAAAATTTTTGCAGTTAGCTCCGGGAGAATTTTTTTTCGTCTCCCTAAAAGTAGCTGGATATAGCGGCATACTGGTGGCTAGTCCCGTCATTCTGTTGCAAATTATCCTCTTTGTGCTGCCGGGGTTAACCCGTCGCGAACGGCGTTTAATTGTCCCGGTAGTCTTAGGATCGAGTGTTTTATTTTTTGCTGGTTTATTTTTTGCCTATATTGCCCTGATTCCCGCCGCTTTAAACTTTTTTGTCAATTATGGGGCGGAAGTGGTCGAACAAGCTTGGTCGATCGAGCGCTATTTTGAATTTGTCTTACTTTTGCTGTTTAGTACCGGCATCGCCTTTCAAATTCCCGTTATTCAATTGATTTTGAGCTTTTTAGGCATTATTTCCTCGCAAACGATGTTATCGGGTTGGCGTTTCGTGGTTTTGGGTGCGGTGATTTTAGGCGCAATTTTAACCCCTTCCACAGATCCTCTCACCCAATCCCTGTTAGCAGGGGCGGTCTTGGGTCTATACTTTGGGGGGATTGGGGTAGTGAAATTAACGGGACGTTAG